The following proteins are encoded in a genomic region of Xenopus laevis strain J_2021 chromosome 3L, Xenopus_laevis_v10.1, whole genome shotgun sequence:
- the LOC108705238 gene encoding Krueppel-like factor 1: MALASCMDHWTPAQHDLLQLYKPAALQMCPKEPPEQDERHLYHSTTIPSRNPDTAEEDAYWDTDFLLQNFTDRPVGGDSCKEALSMSCQMKALESLTPSDKYTDTVALLEEDEANLFSLALSSSAEQEEYMMPVFRSAQISTTDNTPECDQMVNPLYHTQYLGYSNSPLTILPKPIDSHFLTNLVPILPRPPDLYSAYHHTMQSISSTSPNMPSQHCAVPPPQQKKRGKCKPQRGSASHPCTILGCGKSYSKSSHLKAHLRSHTGNKEFMGSVSLSYSANQTPEPLIYIQPKSKKTQFYNVG; this comes from the exons ATGGCTTTAGCATCATGTATGGACCACTGGACACCAGCACAGCATGATTTATTGCAG TTGTACAAGCCGGCAGCCTTACAGATGTGCCCCAAGGAACCCCCAGAGCAAGATGAAAGACATTTATATCATTCTACCACCATCCCCTCCCGAAATCCTGATACGGCTGAAGAAGATGCCTACTGGGACACTGACTTTCTCTTACAGAACTTCACTGACCGGCCTGTAGGTGGCGACAGCTGTAAGGAAGCCCTAAGCATGTCATGCCAAATGAAGGCCCTGGAAAGCTTAACTCCATCTGATAAATATACTGATACCGTTGCACTGTTGGAAGAGGATGAAGCAAACCTGTTTTCACTAGCCTtgagcagcagtgctgagcaAGAGGAATACATGATGCCAGTGTTCCGGTCAGCACAAATCAGCACGACTGACAATACACCAGAGTGTGATCAGATGGTAAATCCCCTGTATCACACTCAGTACTTGGGATACTCAAACTCACCCCTAACTATCCTCCCTAAACCAATCGACTCACACTTCCTAACTAATTTGGTACCGATCTTGCCAAGGCCACCAGATCTGTATTCTGCATACCACCATACTATGCAGTCCATCTCCTCTACCAGCCCCAACATGCCAAGCCAGCACTGTGCTGTACCACCTCCTCAGCAAAAGAAGAGAGGCAAGTGTAAGCCACAGAGAGGAAGCGCCTCCCACCCATGTACCATTCTGGGCTGTGGGAAATCTTATAGTAAGAGCTCACACTTAAAGGCCCATCTCCGCTCTCACACAGGTAACAAGGAGTTTATGGGGAGTGTGTCATTGTCTTATTCCGCTAACCagacccctgagccccttatt TACATCCAACCCAAGTCCAAGAAAACTCAGTTCTACAATGTAGGGTGA
- the LOC108705237 gene encoding tetraspanin-1: MGCFSFLKTMMFVFNGIIFLGGVAVLGIGIWVKVDGGSFLQILGSAAPQLMQVVNVGYLCIAVGGFLILIGFLGCCGAIKESRCMLMSFFIIILIIFIAEVAGAVLVLAFSSVSRIFIEYLGNVALKYLHNDYGESNELTTIWNATMNEQYPPVCCANFSPCWKNKIKPEVKGCLAAFEHFFSRNAKIVGGVALGICALELAAMIVSLVLFCHIGNSA, translated from the exons ATGGGCTGTTTCTCCTTCCTCAAGACCATGATGTTTGTGTTCAATGGAATCATATTT TTGGGCGGGGTAGCGGTGCTGGGTATCGGCATCTGGGTGAAGGTGGACGGAGGCTCCTTTCTTCAGATCCTGGGCTCCGCAGCCCCCCAGCTCATGCAAGTGGTGAATGTGGGGTACTTGTGCATTGCCGTCGGAGGGTTCCTTATACTTATAGGATTCCTTGGCTGCTGCGGGGCTATAAAGGAGAGCCGCTGCATGTTAATGTCG TTCTTCATTATCATCctcattatttttattgctgaAGTGGCAGGAGCTGTATTAGTGCTGGCATTCTCTTCTGTG TCTCGGATCTTCATTGAGTACCTTGGTAACGTGGCTTTGAAATATCTGCATAACGATTATGGTGAAAGTAATGAACTCACCACAATATGGAATGCGACCATGAACGAG caatacCCACCCGTATGTTGTGCCAACTTCAGCCCATGCTGGAAGAATAAAATCAAGCCTGAAGTGAAG GGTTGCCTGGCTGCCTTCGAGCACTTCTTTAGTCGCAACGCCAAGATTGTCGGTGGAGTCGCTTTGGGGATCTGCGCTCTGGAG CTGGCAGCAATGATCGTCTCCCTTGTTCTTTTCTGCCACATTGGTAACAGCGCATGA